One Carettochelys insculpta isolate YL-2023 chromosome 15, ASM3395843v1, whole genome shotgun sequence DNA window includes the following coding sequences:
- the CXXC5 gene encoding CXXC-type zinc finger protein 5, whose protein sequence is MSNPGAPHDAGNKPSAMDRKNQEDSQPPVSSERRNKSGIISEPLNKSLKKSRPLSHYSTFSSSSLVSEHSEKGASLANGNEAATADKSHSTSKHKNISNMLSKSDRASEISAEGQLSLQQFAQSTEMLKRAVQEHIPLPTDHGTGLSDMEAVAAAETMSNPADFPYLGAFPINPGLFIMTPAGVFLAESALHMAGLAEYPMQNELASAINSGKKKRKRCGMCPPCRRRINCEQCSSCRNRKTGHQICKFRKCEELKKKPSAALEKVMLPTGAAFRWFQ, encoded by the coding sequence ATGTCTAATCCTGGGGCCCCTCACGATGCTGGTAACAAGCCCAGTGCGATGGACAGAAAGAACCAGGAGGACTCACAGCCCCCCGTCAGCTCCGAACGGAGGAACAAAAGCGGGATCATAAGCGAACCTTTGAACAAAAGTCTTAAGAAGTCGCGCCCGCTCTCCCATTACTCTACCTTCAGCAGTAGCAGTTTGGTAAGCGAACACTCGGAGAAAGGCGCCTCCTTAGCTAATGGCAACGAAGCAGCAACTGCGGATAAAAGTCACTCTACCTCAAAGCACAAAAACATCTCTAATATGCTGAGCAAATCAGACCGGGCATCGGAAATCTCagcagagggacagctcagcctaCAGCAGTTTGCTCAGTCCACAGAGATGCTCAAAAGAGCGGTACAGGAGCACATTCCTTTACCGACCGACCACGGGACTGGTCTCTCTGATATGGAGGCGGTGGCAGCTGCAGAGACAATGAGCAACCCAGCTGATTTTCCTTACCTGGGGGCGTTTCCCATAAACCCCGGCCTTTTCATTATGACCCCCGCTGGCGTGTTTCTGGCAGAGAGCGCGCTCCATATGGCCGGCTTGGCCGAGTACCCGATGCAGAATGAATTGGCATCTGCCATCAATTCGGGGAAGAAGAAACGGAAAAGATGCGGGATGTGCCCTCCGTGCCGACGGCGGATAAACTGCGAGCAGTGCAGCAGTTGTAGGAATCGCAAAACTGGCCACCAGATTTGCAAATTTCGCAAATGCGAGGAACTCAAAAAGAAGCCGTCTGCAGCGCTGGAG